A single genomic interval of Flavobacterium sp. N2820 harbors:
- a CDS encoding SusC/RagA family TonB-linked outer membrane protein, with product MRSKFKWIFTLLVAFTMQFSFAQQKTVTGVVSDDLGPVAGANVVVKGTTTGTTTDFDGNYSISAKQGDVLVISYAGSTQSVTVGAGNTYNVTLKVVEIDETVVVGVMGIKRKVDELTSTNQVVNAKEITQAGNPNVVQSLAGKVSGLQINTTNNGVNATTRIVLRGTRSISGDNQALVVIDNVISSASVLQALAPELIESTNIIKGMQGAALYGEQGRNGVIIVTTKKGDKDGKLRVSLNSSVDFESVSFIAQRQERYGQGWNGQHISYENGGWGAEMDGVVRPVGMAQADGTYIMAPYSPIEDNIKEFFETGTVFQNGLSISGGNINDGYVLLSANKQNTNFVVDGDELNRNSFLFKAGKKFDKWTVDGNINYITQRTETTSSNLFTDLLQTATNIPIERFENSGQSGHWTSYYNNPYWLRDNVRNTNRSNYVSMIGTLNYELNKNINFNYVANLRLSDASGLSYTNGYTDLLQVGGGDQTIVSSFDASTQYSRSFYGDFMVNFDYMLTDNISFKANIGSNMQDSMTEFTSVGGNNLTVPGLYNISNITGDPRRDNGFTRTRRFSLFANVDLGYKEYLFLNLTGRNDWNSTFTGGEKDNYFYPSAGVSFIPTKAFDGLKSDKGVNYLKVYGNIVRVGNASSLGAYGLNSLYATAAGYPFGALSSFAPDQTPVNPALSPEFLTTVDFGVNLELFKSRVTLDASIYRTVSTDLITNQSTSAGSGISTYLTNLGKATTDGYEIELGFTPIKASDFNDLGLKWENRIAYSTNKTIVNDVSATADEIALVNFTGNGVGIFATEGEEFPLIKGIAYERDDQGRVLIDPVTGNPIRTTEYKVLGKATPDYIINYNTAVEFKGFRLAAVMDYRTGHQFWAGTKDWLSWSGHLYESAENGRNGFIFPNSAIETAPGVYTENTSVVTGGTTYTSYLNYFSNEYRAVVENFVLDATAFKVRELSLSYTIPAKSIEKTGLTSLRLGVNARNPFIVLPKENRGYHDPEQSRSSGNDQGLAVTGQYPATRTFGFSLNASF from the coding sequence ATGAGATCGAAGTTCAAATGGATTTTTACGCTTTTAGTAGCGTTTACGATGCAGTTTTCGTTCGCGCAACAGAAAACTGTTACGGGTGTGGTTTCTGATGACCTAGGCCCTGTTGCTGGTGCTAACGTTGTTGTAAAAGGAACAACAACAGGTACTACAACTGATTTTGATGGTAATTATTCCATCAGTGCAAAACAAGGTGATGTTTTAGTAATTTCTTACGCTGGAAGTACACAAAGTGTTACTGTTGGTGCTGGAAATACTTACAATGTTACTTTAAAAGTGGTAGAGATTGATGAAACGGTTGTTGTTGGTGTAATGGGTATTAAGCGTAAAGTTGATGAATTAACATCTACAAACCAAGTGGTTAACGCTAAAGAAATTACTCAAGCTGGTAACCCTAACGTTGTACAATCTTTAGCAGGTAAAGTTTCTGGTTTGCAAATTAACACTACTAATAATGGTGTAAATGCAACAACTAGAATTGTATTACGTGGTACAAGATCTATTTCTGGAGATAACCAAGCATTAGTTGTAATCGATAACGTTATATCTTCAGCTTCTGTTTTACAAGCTTTAGCTCCTGAATTAATTGAATCTACTAACATTATTAAAGGTATGCAAGGTGCAGCTTTATATGGTGAGCAAGGTAGAAATGGTGTAATTATTGTTACAACTAAAAAAGGTGATAAAGACGGTAAATTAAGAGTTTCTTTGAATTCTTCTGTTGATTTTGAAAGCGTTTCATTCATTGCTCAACGTCAAGAGCGTTATGGACAAGGATGGAATGGACAACATATCTCTTATGAAAATGGAGGATGGGGTGCTGAAATGGACGGCGTAGTTAGACCAGTAGGTATGGCTCAAGCAGATGGTACATATATCATGGCTCCATATTCACCAATTGAAGATAATATTAAAGAATTTTTTGAAACAGGTACTGTTTTTCAAAATGGTTTATCTATTAGTGGTGGTAACATTAACGATGGTTATGTGTTGTTGTCTGCTAATAAACAAAATACAAACTTTGTTGTTGACGGTGATGAGTTAAATAGAAATTCATTCTTGTTTAAAGCAGGTAAGAAATTTGATAAGTGGACAGTTGATGGTAATATTAACTACATTACTCAAAGAACTGAAACAACTTCATCAAACTTGTTTACAGATTTATTACAAACAGCTACAAATATTCCAATTGAGCGTTTTGAAAATTCTGGACAATCAGGACACTGGACTTCTTACTACAATAACCCTTATTGGTTAAGAGATAATGTTAGAAATACAAACCGTTCTAATTATGTAAGTATGATTGGTACATTAAATTATGAATTGAATAAAAACATCAATTTTAATTATGTAGCTAACTTAAGACTTTCTGATGCAAGTGGTTTATCATATACTAATGGATATACTGACTTATTGCAAGTTGGAGGTGGAGATCAAACAATTGTTTCTTCTTTTGATGCTTCAACTCAATACTCTAGAAGTTTTTACGGAGACTTTATGGTGAACTTTGATTACATGTTAACAGATAATATTTCTTTCAAAGCGAATATTGGATCTAACATGCAAGATAGTATGACTGAATTCACTTCTGTTGGTGGAAATAACTTAACAGTTCCAGGTTTATACAATATCAGTAATATTACTGGAGACCCAAGAAGAGATAATGGATTTACAAGAACAAGAAGATTTTCTTTATTTGCTAACGTTGACTTAGGTTATAAAGAATATTTATTCTTGAATTTAACAGGTCGTAACGACTGGAATTCTACATTTACAGGTGGTGAAAAAGATAATTATTTCTATCCTTCTGCTGGGGTTTCTTTCATTCCTACAAAAGCTTTTGATGGTTTAAAATCTGATAAAGGTGTTAATTATTTAAAAGTATACGGAAATATTGTACGTGTTGGTAATGCTTCATCATTAGGGGCATATGGTTTAAATTCATTATATGCTACGGCAGCTGGTTATCCATTTGGTGCATTAAGTTCTTTTGCTCCAGATCAAACTCCAGTTAACCCTGCATTATCTCCTGAGTTCTTAACTACAGTTGATTTTGGTGTGAACTTAGAATTATTCAAAAGTAGAGTTACTTTAGATGCATCTATTTATAGAACGGTTTCTACAGACTTAATTACTAACCAATCAACTTCTGCTGGTTCAGGTATTTCTACATACTTAACTAACTTAGGTAAAGCGACTACTGATGGTTATGAAATTGAATTAGGTTTTACTCCTATCAAAGCTTCTGACTTTAATGACTTAGGTTTGAAATGGGAAAATCGTATTGCTTACTCAACTAATAAAACTATTGTTAATGACGTTTCAGCTACTGCAGATGAAATTGCTTTAGTAAATTTCACAGGTAATGGAGTTGGTATTTTTGCAACTGAAGGAGAAGAGTTTCCTTTAATTAAAGGTATTGCTTATGAAAGAGATGATCAAGGTAGAGTATTAATTGATCCAGTAACTGGTAATCCAATTAGAACTACAGAATATAAAGTTTTAGGTAAAGCTACACCAGATTATATCATTAACTATAATACAGCTGTTGAGTTCAAAGGATTCCGTTTAGCTGCTGTTATGGATTATAGAACTGGTCACCAATTCTGGGCTGGTACTAAAGATTGGTTATCTTGGTCAGGTCACTTATATGAGTCAGCTGAAAACGGTAGAAATGGATTTATTTTCCCTAATTCTGCTATTGAAACTGCTCCAGGTGTATATACTGAAAATACAAGCGTTGTTACTGGTGGTACAACTTATACAAGTTATTTAAATTATTTCTCTAACGAATATAGAGCTGTAGTTGAAAACTTCGTATTAGATGCTACAGCATTTAAAGTGAGAGAACTTTCATTAAGTTATACTATTCCTGCTAAGTCTATTGAAAAAACAGGTTTAACTTCGCTTCGTTTAGGTGTTAATGCAAGAAATCCTTTCATTGTATTACCTAAAGAAAATAGAGGTTATCATGATCCAGAGCAATCAAGATCTTCAGGTAATGATCAAGGTTTAGCAGTTACAGGTCAATATCCTGCAACTAGAACTTTCGGTTTCTCTCTTAATGCTTCATTTTAA
- a CDS encoding SusD/RagB family nutrient-binding outer membrane lipoprotein: MKKIKLILPLIAFTLFSCDNYLDINESPNDPNASQVTPNLSISAVQTSSYSVLVRRMNELGNVFMNNWGANVNSFTGGYAEEFGITMSNNFYEDVWNSLYRNTYEYTNIINHPSADYDHHKAIAKIMKSFYFQYLVDMYGDIPYSQAHLGVNNVNPAYDDDQAIYQDLIVQLDSAIDMIDNAPANTVAVGGEDVMLGGNMDGWKRFANTLKLRILLRQSTKAETDATLATYLNTEFANLDLNFVNEDITINPGYSNASDVQQNPWMNLMQNLNEETITYRTAYNFRRASSYIAGRLNNTPPDPRRGRIFTLISGNVVGVNQGDSSAPSGTAPADMSKLGPGLVINSAQDGYVMLLAESLLLQAEAVERGFIPGDAQSLFDAAIVASMNQLGATPGTYVSDVNLVDGKGYAASVNKIQAIMYQKSIALNGINGLEVWIEYTRTGLINNIPMPLNSSSPTNQKPLRLMYPTSELASNSANVPAQSVNDVFTTGVFWK, from the coding sequence ATGAAAAAAATAAAATTAATATTGCCTTTAATAGCTTTTACGCTATTTTCGTGCGACAATTATTTGGATATAAATGAATCTCCAAACGATCCAAATGCTTCTCAAGTTACGCCTAACTTATCTATTTCTGCGGTTCAAACTAGTTCTTACTCAGTTTTAGTACGTAGAATGAATGAATTAGGTAACGTTTTTATGAATAACTGGGGAGCTAACGTAAATTCATTTACTGGTGGTTATGCTGAAGAATTTGGTATTACTATGAGTAATAATTTTTACGAAGATGTATGGAATAGTTTATATAGAAATACATATGAGTATACAAATATAATCAATCACCCATCTGCTGATTATGATCATCATAAAGCAATTGCTAAAATTATGAAATCATTTTACTTTCAGTATTTAGTAGATATGTATGGTGATATTCCTTACTCTCAAGCTCATTTAGGTGTTAATAATGTTAACCCTGCTTATGATGATGATCAAGCTATTTATCAAGACTTAATTGTACAATTAGATAGTGCAATTGACATGATTGATAATGCACCAGCTAATACAGTTGCTGTAGGTGGTGAAGACGTAATGTTAGGTGGTAACATGGATGGCTGGAAGAGATTTGCGAACACTTTAAAATTAAGAATTTTATTGCGTCAATCTACAAAAGCTGAAACTGATGCTACTTTAGCTACTTATTTAAATACTGAATTTGCAAATTTAGATTTGAATTTCGTTAACGAAGATATCACAATCAATCCAGGTTATTCAAATGCAAGTGATGTGCAACAAAATCCTTGGATGAACTTGATGCAAAATCTTAACGAAGAAACAATTACTTACAGAACGGCTTACAACTTCAGAAGAGCTTCTTCTTACATTGCTGGTAGATTGAATAATACACCACCAGATCCACGTAGAGGTAGAATTTTTACTTTAATTAGTGGAAATGTTGTAGGTGTAAATCAAGGTGATTCATCTGCTCCTTCTGGAACTGCTCCAGCTGATATGTCTAAATTAGGTCCTGGATTAGTTATTAATTCAGCTCAAGATGGATATGTTATGTTATTAGCTGAAAGTTTGTTATTACAAGCTGAAGCTGTTGAAAGAGGATTTATTCCTGGTGATGCTCAATCTTTATTTGATGCTGCTATTGTTGCATCTATGAACCAATTAGGGGCTACTCCTGGAACTTACGTTTCAGATGTTAACTTAGTTGACGGTAAAGGTTATGCTGCTAGTGTTAATAAAATTCAAGCTATCATGTATCAAAAATCTATAGCTTTAAATGGAATTAATGGTTTAGAGGTTTGGATTGAGTATACACGTACTGGTCTTATTAATAATATTCCAATGCCTTTAAATTCTTCATCTCCAACAAATCAAAAACCATTACGTTTAATGTATCCTACATCTGAATTAGCAAGTAATTCTGCTAATGTTCCTGCTCAGTCAGTAAATGATGTATTTACAACAGGCGTTTTCTGGAAATAA
- a CDS encoding putative porin, translating to MKKYFLFFLLSLSIGVFSQDDGLDNTKGLVQGKEVKPSVELYKIYTLQKDTTYVDTSLTIKSEYNHNLLRKDIFGLMPFSNEGQTYNTLDFGLKQYSILPSIGFTAKHFNYLASNDVKYYSVPTPLTDLYFKTVMEQGQSLDAFLTVNTKPNLNFSIAYKGLRSLGKYVNLLTSSGNFRFTSSYFTKDKRYFLNAHFTGQDISNQENGGIINTDDFEINEGDQFSERDRIEVFFEDATSLLKGNRFFIDHSFKLSKNNPNSLVFTHQFSQEYKFFEFNQDNANTRFGSSFSNKIKNKTRYNNLYNKFGVAYKTKSYGNLEFFIEDNNYNYYYSSIVFDTSGNLIAPNSISDRINMIGGNYTYFANKLVAKLSVSQSVSDQGISNIEANAKYKFNEDLQFEFNYQKLNSLPNLNYTLYQSSYVDYNWFNSFKTEKFNQITFNANSKWINFSVQYKIINDHLYFDNITNTIDTLTVKPFQYDKTINYFSVKANKEIKFWKLALDNTLLYQTVDQSEDVLNVPQLITRNTLYFSDYVFKKAMLIQTGVTFQYFTNYYANDYNPLIGEFYVQNEKKIGGFPMFDFFINARIRQTRLFLKAEHFNSSFTGNNYYSAPNYPYRDFMIRFGLVWNFFK from the coding sequence ATGAAAAAATATTTTTTATTCTTTTTACTTTCTTTAAGCATAGGTGTTTTTTCACAAGATGATGGTCTAGATAATACCAAAGGATTAGTTCAAGGAAAAGAAGTAAAACCTTCTGTTGAACTTTATAAAATATATACTCTTCAAAAGGATACAACGTATGTTGATACAAGTCTGACTATCAAAAGTGAGTATAATCACAATCTTCTTAGAAAAGACATTTTTGGATTGATGCCTTTTTCTAATGAAGGACAAACCTATAATACTTTAGACTTTGGTTTAAAACAATATTCAATTTTACCTTCAATTGGTTTCACAGCAAAACATTTTAATTATTTAGCATCTAATGATGTTAAATATTATTCCGTTCCAACTCCTTTGACAGATTTGTATTTTAAAACGGTAATGGAACAAGGACAATCACTCGATGCTTTTTTGACGGTTAATACTAAGCCTAATTTAAATTTTTCTATTGCTTATAAAGGTCTTCGCTCTTTAGGAAAATACGTTAATTTATTAACTAGTTCGGGGAATTTTAGATTTACTTCAAGTTATTTCACAAAAGATAAAAGGTATTTTTTAAATGCTCATTTTACTGGTCAAGATATCTCAAACCAGGAAAATGGTGGAATCATAAATACTGATGACTTTGAAATTAACGAAGGCGATCAGTTTTCTGAACGTGATAGAATTGAAGTTTTTTTCGAAGACGCTACTTCATTATTAAAAGGGAATAGATTTTTTATAGATCATTCATTTAAATTAAGTAAAAACAATCCAAACAGTTTAGTTTTTACACACCAATTTAGTCAAGAATATAAGTTTTTTGAATTTAATCAGGATAACGCAAATACACGATTTGGTTCTTCTTTTTCTAATAAAATCAAAAATAAAACACGTTATAATAATTTATATAATAAATTTGGAGTTGCCTACAAGACAAAATCGTATGGTAATTTAGAATTTTTTATTGAAGACAATAATTACAATTATTATTACAGCAGTATAGTTTTTGATACTTCTGGAAATTTAATTGCGCCAAATTCAATTTCTGATAGAATTAATATGATAGGTGGAAATTATACCTATTTTGCAAATAAACTAGTTGCAAAGCTTTCAGTTTCTCAATCGGTTAGTGATCAAGGAATTTCAAATATTGAAGCTAATGCAAAATATAAATTTAATGAGGATTTGCAATTCGAGTTCAATTATCAAAAATTAAATAGTTTACCTAACTTAAATTATACCTTATATCAAAGTAGTTATGTAGATTATAATTGGTTTAATAGTTTTAAAACAGAAAAATTTAATCAAATTACTTTCAATGCCAATTCAAAATGGATTAATTTCTCTGTTCAATATAAAATAATTAACGACCATTTGTATTTTGATAATATCACAAATACGATTGATACTTTAACAGTTAAACCTTTTCAATACGATAAAACAATCAACTATTTTTCTGTAAAAGCAAACAAAGAAATTAAATTTTGGAAACTTGCATTAGATAATACTCTTTTGTATCAAACTGTTGATCAATCTGAAGATGTGCTTAATGTTCCACAACTAATCACTAGAAATACGCTTTATTTTTCAGATTACGTATTCAAAAAAGCTATGCTTATTCAAACAGGAGTTACTTTTCAATACTTTACTAACTATTATGCAAACGATTATAATCCTTTAATTGGAGAATTTTATGTGCAAAACGAGAAAAAAATCGGAGGCTTTCCAATGTTTGACTTTTTTATCAATGCAAGAATTCGTCAAACTAGACTTTTTCTAAAAGCGGAGCATTTTAACTCTTCTTTTACAGGAAATAATTATTATTCTGCACCAAATTATCCCTATCGCGATTTTATGATTCGTTTTGGTTTAGTGTGGAATTTCTTTAAATAG
- a CDS encoding pyridoxal-phosphate dependent enzyme, with the protein MKYAKNILETIGNTPLVQLNKVTAEVDALVLAKVETFNPGNSVKDRMAVKMIEDAEADGRLKPGGTIIEGTSGNTGMGLALAAIVKGYKCIFVISDKQSKEKSDILRAVGAKVIVCPTDVEPTDPRSYYSVSKKLGEEIPNSWYVNQYDNPSNAIAHYEQTGPEIWEQTEGKITHFVVGVGTGGTISGVAKYLKEKNPNIKIWGIDTYGSVFKKYHETGIFDENEIYSYITEGIGEDILPKNVDFSLIDGFTKVTDKDAAVYTRKIALEEGIFVGNSAGAAVKGLLQLKEHFSPEDVVVVLFHDSGSRYVGKMFNDDWMRERGFLDEEITKAEDLIKEHIDKPLVVVRTEELVSHAIERMRKYKISQIPVIDVNGFVGSVDESDLFQSFISDKNTAERPIREVMGKPFPIVKIGTPVEDVSKLITKDNQAVLVDLGNGKHHIITKYDIIGSIK; encoded by the coding sequence ATGAAATACGCTAAAAATATATTAGAAACTATTGGAAATACTCCTTTAGTCCAACTAAATAAAGTTACTGCAGAAGTTGATGCACTTGTGTTAGCTAAGGTTGAAACATTTAATCCAGGAAATTCTGTAAAAGATAGAATGGCCGTAAAAATGATTGAAGATGCAGAAGCAGATGGTCGTTTAAAACCAGGAGGAACAATTATTGAAGGAACTTCAGGGAACACTGGAATGGGTTTGGCTTTAGCTGCCATCGTTAAGGGATACAAATGTATTTTTGTAATTTCAGACAAACAATCTAAAGAAAAATCAGATATTCTTCGTGCCGTTGGTGCAAAAGTAATTGTTTGTCCAACAGATGTAGAACCAACAGATCCACGTTCGTATTATTCGGTTTCCAAAAAATTAGGTGAAGAAATTCCAAATTCTTGGTACGTAAATCAATATGATAATCCTAGTAACGCAATCGCACATTACGAACAAACAGGACCAGAAATTTGGGAACAAACGGAAGGCAAAATTACACATTTCGTGGTAGGTGTTGGAACCGGTGGAACTATTTCTGGTGTTGCTAAATACTTAAAAGAAAAAAATCCAAACATTAAGATTTGGGGAATTGATACATATGGTTCAGTTTTTAAAAAATACCACGAAACAGGAATTTTTGATGAAAATGAAATTTATTCATACATCACTGAAGGAATTGGTGAAGATATTTTACCTAAAAATGTTGATTTTTCATTAATTGATGGTTTTACAAAAGTTACCGATAAAGACGCAGCCGTTTATACCCGAAAAATAGCTTTAGAAGAAGGAATTTTTGTTGGAAACTCCGCAGGAGCAGCTGTAAAGGGTTTATTGCAGTTAAAAGAACACTTTAGTCCAGAAGATGTAGTTGTGGTCTTATTTCACGATTCTGGAAGTCGTTATGTTGGTAAAATGTTTAATGATGATTGGATGCGCGAAAGAGGTTTCTTAGATGAAGAAATTACAAAAGCTGAAGATTTAATAAAAGAACACATTGACAAACCATTAGTTGTAGTTCGTACAGAAGAATTAGTTTCGCACGCCATTGAAAGAATGAGAAAATACAAAATTTCTCAAATTCCTGTAATCGATGTTAATGGATTTGTTGGATCTGTAGATGAATCAGACTTATTTCAAAGTTTTATTTCAGATAAAAATACAGCTGAACGACCTATTCGAGAAGTAATGGGAAAACCATTTCCAATCGTAAAAATTGGGACACCTGTAGAAGATGTTTCTAAACTAATTACTAAAGATAACCAAGCGGTTTTAGTAGATTTAGGAAATGGAAAACATCATATTATTACTAAATATGATATTATTGGTTCAATAAAATAA
- a CDS encoding GLPGLI family protein, with protein sequence MKKILTFTFLSLFVFIQAQTGAKPPKGLKITYIKSSNGKLIENQDAILVFTNALETLISSEKMNSGKAAYPFEQSLINRSENKIIQVTQLKKDKSVTSVDSLSLAKQNFEFLAETKTILGYKCQKAKTIINSNTIELWYTNELQVKGAPTSLGQNIGLVLEMVRNGNFVISATKIEKIKSVSPTLILQSSTTNSPILDGLTYKDLVWKSRFTTIKVFENEIINFSDTSKSNDSILRFANGTIILKKITFPEIKKGDLVFLDLAEQSNGDAYDRTGSVFVIPQDKKQSFFDGLQNGSKTLPIYENGNGKQYQGVVATNEYAPIIELMRFFTPFGIKQYNYIQLKDKTWHETVPYRMDITDLKSNLSGKTVYVGTFIGNYDKGGHKISMHITINPSESSLDKTNISIPLFNTTNVMEMAGQEYATMFNHEKGLEVTFNLDKEIKNAKLRYITTGHGGWENGDEFVPKKNTIILNGKEVFSFIPWRQDCGGYRLFNPASGNFNDGLSSSDLSRSNWCPGTATNPIYIELGDLKAGTHTIQVKIPQGPNEGGSFSSWNVSGVLQGE encoded by the coding sequence ATGAAAAAAATCTTAACCTTCACGTTTTTAAGTCTTTTCGTTTTTATTCAAGCACAAACTGGCGCAAAACCACCAAAAGGATTAAAAATAACTTACATCAAAAGTTCAAACGGAAAGCTTATTGAAAATCAAGATGCGATTTTGGTTTTTACCAATGCATTAGAAACTCTAATTTCATCAGAAAAAATGAATTCTGGCAAAGCTGCATACCCATTTGAACAGTCACTAATCAATCGTTCTGAAAATAAAATTATTCAGGTAACTCAATTAAAAAAAGACAAATCTGTTACTTCGGTTGATAGTCTTTCTTTAGCGAAACAAAACTTTGAATTTTTAGCAGAAACCAAAACTATTTTAGGATACAAATGCCAAAAAGCAAAAACAATAATCAATTCAAACACTATTGAACTTTGGTACACGAATGAATTGCAAGTTAAAGGCGCTCCAACTTCTTTAGGTCAAAATATTGGTTTGGTTTTGGAAATGGTTCGTAATGGAAATTTTGTGATTTCGGCTACTAAAATTGAAAAAATAAAATCGGTTAGTCCAACTTTAATTTTACAAAGCAGCACTACTAATAGTCCTATTTTAGATGGATTGACTTATAAAGATTTAGTTTGGAAGAGTCGTTTTACTACAATAAAAGTTTTTGAAAATGAAATCATAAATTTTTCAGACACTTCAAAATCAAACGACAGCATTTTACGATTTGCAAACGGAACTATTATCTTGAAAAAAATTACATTTCCAGAAATTAAAAAAGGAGATTTAGTCTTTTTAGATTTAGCTGAACAATCTAATGGTGATGCTTATGACAGAACGGGTTCGGTTTTTGTAATTCCCCAAGATAAAAAGCAATCTTTTTTTGATGGTTTGCAAAACGGAAGTAAAACGTTACCAATTTATGAAAACGGTAATGGAAAACAATATCAAGGTGTTGTAGCTACGAATGAATATGCTCCAATTATTGAATTAATGCGCTTTTTTACCCCATTTGGAATTAAGCAATACAACTACATTCAATTGAAAGACAAAACTTGGCACGAAACGGTTCCATATCGAATGGATATTACCGATTTAAAATCCAATTTATCTGGAAAAACTGTTTATGTTGGTACATTCATTGGCAACTATGATAAAGGCGGACACAAGATTTCGATGCATATTACCATTAATCCAAGCGAGAGTTCATTAGACAAAACCAATATTTCTATTCCGTTATTTAATACCACAAACGTTATGGAAATGGCAGGTCAGGAATATGCTACGATGTTTAATCATGAAAAAGGTTTGGAAGTTACTTTCAATTTAGACAAAGAAATTAAAAACGCCAAATTGCGTTACATTACCACTGGACATGGTGGCTGGGAAAATGGAGACGAATTTGTTCCAAAGAAAAACACCATTATTTTAAACGGAAAAGAAGTGTTTTCATTTATTCCTTGGCGACAAGATTGTGGAGGATATCGTTTATTTAATCCTGCTTCTGGAAATTTTAATGACGGATTATCATCTTCTGATTTAAGTCGTTCAAATTGGTGTCCAGGAACAGCAACGAATCCGATTTATATAGAATTAGGAGATTTAAAAGCGGGAACACATACTATACAAGTTAAAATTCCACAAGGTCCAAACGAAGGCGGAAGTTTTAGTTCTTGGAATGTTTCAGGCGTTTTACAAGGAGAATAA
- a CDS encoding DUF2851 family protein — MKEDFLHHVWQHKKFAVTQLQTTTGESIQILNSGQYLQQTGPDFFNAQLIIGNQKWAGNIEIHLKSSDWYLHNHEKDTNYDSVILHVVWEYDIPIFRKNNTEVPTLELKKYVELTDLHKYQSLTTQKAWIYCENDISKVNDFILRNWQERLYFERLERKATEIKQLLQVSNNDWEAILFCLLAKNFGLNTNGILFQNMAKSIPFSVIRKESFAIENLEALFFGQANMLEANFQDNYTNKLQQDYNYLIKKYKITKNVFDKVEFFKHRPDNFPTIRLAQLAALYFKEHNLFSKIISFNVISELYDLFKVEVSNYWETHYNFDKTSVLKKKKMTNSFIDLILINTILPIRFAYEQSIQKQSSTEIIELIEAIQPEKNIIVDRFATIGIIAENAFQTQSLLQLKKEYCDHKKCLQCAIGIHLLKN, encoded by the coding sequence ATGAAAGAAGATTTTTTGCACCACGTGTGGCAGCATAAAAAATTTGCTGTTACACAATTACAAACTACTACAGGAGAATCTATTCAGATTCTAAATTCAGGTCAATATTTGCAACAAACTGGTCCTGATTTTTTCAATGCACAACTTATTATTGGTAATCAAAAATGGGCTGGAAATATTGAAATTCATCTCAAATCGTCTGATTGGTATTTGCATAATCATGAAAAAGATACTAATTATGATTCTGTTATTTTACATGTTGTTTGGGAGTATGATATACCTATTTTTAGAAAAAATAATACTGAAGTTCCTACCTTAGAACTAAAAAAATATGTTGAATTAACTGATTTACATAAGTATCAGTCATTAACTACTCAAAAAGCTTGGATTTACTGCGAAAATGATATCAGTAAAGTAAATGATTTTATTCTTAGAAATTGGCAAGAGCGCTTGTATTTTGAGCGTTTAGAACGAAAAGCAACTGAAATTAAGCAATTGTTACAAGTTTCAAATAACGATTGGGAAGCGATTTTATTTTGCTTATTAGCTAAGAATTTTGGTTTAAATACAAATGGTATTTTGTTTCAAAACATGGCAAAATCAATTCCTTTTTCTGTCATACGAAAAGAATCGTTTGCTATTGAAAACTTAGAAGCTTTGTTTTTTGGACAAGCTAATATGTTGGAAGCTAATTTTCAAGATAATTACACTAATAAGTTGCAACAAGATTATAACTATCTGATTAAGAAATATAAAATTACTAAAAATGTATTTGATAAAGTTGAATTTTTTAAGCACAGACCTGATAATTTTCCAACTATTCGATTAGCACAACTGGCTGCGTTGTATTTCAAAGAGCACAATTTGTTTTCAAAAATCATTAGTTTTAATGTGATTTCTGAACTCTATGATTTGTTTAAAGTTGAAGTAAGTAACTATTGGGAAACACACTATAATTTTGATAAAACCAGTGTTTTAAAAAAGAAAAAAATGACCAATTCATTTATCGATTTAATTTTGATTAATACGATACTTCCTATTCGATTTGCTTATGAGCAAAGCATTCAAAAACAAAGTTCCACAGAGATTATTGAATTGATTGAAGCAATTCAGCCTGAAAAGAATATAATTGTAGATAGATTTGCTACTATTGGAATAATTGCTGAAAATGCATTTCAAACACAATCATTATTGCAATTGAAAAAAGAATATTGTGATCATAAAAAATGTTTACAGTGTGCAATAGGTATTCATTTACTTAAAAATTAA
- a CDS encoding PspC domain-containing protein produces MVKNILHFFEKHGFFVASRLADRLGMRATNVRLFFIYISFVTVGLGFGFYLTLAFLLKLKDLIKAKRSSVFDL; encoded by the coding sequence ATGGTAAAAAATATATTACATTTTTTTGAAAAACACGGTTTTTTTGTAGCAAGTCGTTTAGCTGATAGATTGGGTATGCGTGCTACAAATGTGCGCTTGTTTTTTATATATATTTCGTTTGTAACTGTAGGATTAGGTTTTGGATTTTATTTAACCTTAGCATTCCTTTTAAAACTAAAAGATTTGATAAAAGCTAAAAGAAGTTCAGTTTTTGATCTGTAA